The following proteins are encoded in a genomic region of Pagrus major chromosome 16, Pma_NU_1.0:
- the c16h14orf180 gene encoding nutritionally-regulated adipose and cardiac enriched protein homolog, which produces MPCVCVTGPQEEATLGSAGWTTPEELSEQASQAQHLERLAQLCIMSKQPHLALEYSGKATKIHQRAFGNDHPITARSLELMATVYAEIGKTEYSDSLGQCVSVLSKRFAAAESIRDSTVNCLPHSHREKHSEVRHRKDTHHQQEDTPKPKVTNVKVPTSILKRPNHIYGSETEPNHRRKGERRVRFREPETTVHAYETTQSRPHLALFTCLFLLMSFLGVAMYCTDRRRPQRVCEELEAALAVYLLHMKQLLWGCWIWLTMQ; this is translated from the exons ATGCCCTGTGTTTGTGTAACAGGGCCTCAGGAGGAGGCTACTTTGGGCTCCGCGGGATGGACGACCCCAGAGGAGCTTTCGGAGCAGGCCTCCCAGGCACAGCACCTCGAACGGCTGGCCCAGCTGTGCATCATGAGCAAACA ACCTCATCTTGCTCTAGAATACAGCGGTAAG GCTACAAAGATCCACCAGAGGGCCTTTGGTAATGACCACCCTATTACAGCCAGAAGCCTGGAGCTTATGGCCACCGTCTACGCTGAGATTGGCAAGACTGAATATTCAG ACTCCCtgggtcagtgtgtgtctgtgctgtccAAGCGCTTCGCTGCTGCAGAGTCCATCAGGGACTCGACTGTCAACTGTCTTCCTCATTCCCACCGGGAGAAACACTCAGAGGTCCGCCACAGAAAGGACACCCACCACCAACAGGAGGACACGCCGAAACCTAAG GTTACCAACGTCAAAGTACCCACCTCCATTCTAAAGAGGCCGAATCACATCtacgggtcagagacagaacCAAACCACAGACGGAAAGGCGAACGGAGGGTTCGATTCAGGGAGCCAGAGACCACAGTACATG CCTATGAGACGACACAGTCCCGCCCCCACCTCGCCCTCTTCACTTGCCTCTTCCTGCTGATGTCATTCCTGGGCGTGGCCATGTACTGCACGGACCGCCGGCGCCCGCAGCGAGTGTGCGAGGAGCTGGAGGCCGCTCTGGCTGTCTACCTGCTGCACATGAAACAGCTTCTGTGGGGCTGCTGGATATGGCTGACCATGCAGTGA
- the LOC141009963 gene encoding transmembrane protein 179-like: MALDNLIFAQCILYFLAFVFGFIAVVPLSENTEDFGGKCLLFTRGMWQNENITVSKQRYIVEEWGPESSCSFITFVGIASLILSAVQAWRLLFFLCKGHDDSIFNAFLNLLISSLVVFTVFLSSTIVSVGFNMWCDSITEGGTMPSSCEDLQDTDLELGLDNSAFYDQFAIAQFGLWAAWLTWLGIAVMAFLKVYHNYRQEDLLDSLIHEKDLLLGRSSRRGSDYKTGLI, encoded by the exons atggcCCTCGATAATTTAATTTTCGCCCAGTGCATCCTTTATTTTTTAGCCTTCGTGTTCGGATTCATCGCCGTGGTGCCTCTGTCCGAGAACACGGAGGATTTCGGGGGGAAATGCCTGCTCTTTACGCGGGGTATGTGGCAGAATGAGAACATCACTGTGTCGAAGCAGCGCTACATCGTGGAGGAGTGGGGACCCGAGTCCTCCTGCAGCTTCATCACTTTTGTCGGGATAGCGTCCCTCATCCTGTCCGCAGTGCAGGCATGGAGGCTGCTGTTCTTTCTGTGCAAAGGACACGACGA CTCCATCTTCAACGCCTTCCTCAACCTGCTCATCAGCTCCCTGGTGGTGTTCACAGTCTTCCTGTCCAGCACCATCGTCAGCGTGGGTTTCAACATGTGGTGCGACTCCATCACAGAGGGTGGGACCATGCCCAGCAG cTGCGAGGACCTGCAGGACACTGATCTAGAACTTGGCCTGGACAACTCTGCTTTCTACGACCAGTTTGCTATAGCTCAG TTCGGCCTGTGGGCTGCCTGGCTCACCTGGCTCGGCATCGCAGTCATGGCCTTCCTGAAGGTTTACCACAACTACAGACAAGAGGACCTGCTGGACAGTCTGATCCACGAGAAGGACCTGCTGCTTGGCCGCTCCTCGCGCCGCGGCTCTGACTACAAGACCGGCCTGATCTAG